From one Streptomyces sp. NBC_01478 genomic stretch:
- a CDS encoding glycosyltransferase family 4 protein has protein sequence MRKTLIVTNDFPPRPGGIQAFLHNMALRLEPERLVVYASTWKRGREGAEATAAFDAEQPFTVVRDSTTMLLPTPAATRGAVGLLREHGCTAVWFGAAAPLGLMAPALRKAGAERLVATTHGHEAGWAQLPAARQLLHRIGESTDTITYLGEYTRSRIAGALSPEAAARMVQLPPGVDEKVFHPGSGGAEVRARLGLTERPVVVCVSRLVPRKGQDTLILAMPRILARQPDAVLLIVGGGPYEKELRRLVRETGVSDSVRFTGAVPWSELPAHYGAGDVFAMPCRTRRGGLDVEGLGIVYLEASATGLPVVAGDSGGAPDAVLDGETGWVIRGGSPEEAADRIVALLGDPELRQNMGERGRQWVEEKWRWDLLAEKLKTLLHTEG, from the coding sequence GTGCGCAAGACCCTGATCGTGACCAATGACTTTCCGCCCCGGCCCGGTGGCATCCAGGCTTTTCTGCACAACATGGCGCTACGGCTGGAGCCCGAGCGGCTCGTCGTCTACGCCTCGACCTGGAAGCGCGGCCGGGAGGGCGCGGAGGCGACGGCCGCCTTCGACGCCGAGCAGCCCTTCACCGTCGTACGGGACTCCACGACGATGCTGCTGCCGACGCCCGCGGCGACCCGCGGGGCCGTCGGGCTGCTGCGTGAACACGGGTGTACGGCGGTGTGGTTCGGGGCGGCGGCGCCGCTCGGGCTGATGGCGCCGGCGCTGCGGAAGGCCGGTGCCGAGCGGCTGGTGGCGACCACGCACGGGCACGAGGCCGGGTGGGCGCAGTTGCCCGCCGCGCGTCAACTCCTGCACCGCATCGGGGAGTCGACGGACACGATCACCTACCTCGGGGAGTACACCCGGTCGCGGATCGCCGGTGCGCTGAGTCCGGAGGCGGCGGCGCGGATGGTCCAACTGCCGCCCGGTGTCGACGAGAAGGTCTTCCACCCAGGATCCGGCGGCGCCGAGGTCCGGGCGCGGCTCGGGCTGACCGAGCGGCCCGTCGTCGTGTGCGTCTCGCGGCTCGTGCCGCGCAAGGGGCAGGACACGCTGATCCTCGCCATGCCGCGCATCCTCGCCCGGCAGCCCGACGCCGTCCTGCTGATCGTGGGCGGCGGCCCGTACGAGAAGGAGCTGCGCAGGCTGGTGCGGGAGACGGGCGTGAGCGACTCGGTGCGGTTCACCGGCGCCGTGCCCTGGTCCGAACTGCCCGCGCACTACGGCGCCGGTGACGTCTTCGCCATGCCGTGCCGCACCCGGCGCGGCGGGCTCGACGTGGAGGGGCTCGGCATCGTCTACCTGGAGGCGTCCGCCACCGGGCTGCCCGTCGTCGCCGGTGACTCCGGCGGCGCGCCCGACGCGGTGCTCGACGGCGAGACGGGGTGGGTCATCCGCGGCGGGTCCCCGGAGGAGGCCGCCGACCGGATCGTCGCGCTGCTGGGGGACCCGGAGTTGCGGCAGAACATGGGCGAGCGGGGACGGCAGTGGGTCGAGGAGAAGTGGCGCTGGGATCTACTCGCGGAGAAATTGAAAACCTTGTTGCACACGGAGGGCTAG
- a CDS encoding PadR family transcriptional regulator: MLELSILGFLAEQPLHGYELKERIKALSGHVRPVSDGALYPAITRLVTAGKLDQRTEEGASAAPRRVLSLTEKGREDLLERLRHPKPAEITDHVRFNTVLAFLRHLPDRREQAAVLRRRLEFLETPASFFYRDGEPVRAEETQDLFRQGMLRVARATGAAEREWLTEAISRLDQPS, translated from the coding sequence ATGCTGGAGCTCTCGATCCTGGGCTTCCTCGCCGAACAGCCGCTCCACGGCTACGAGTTGAAGGAACGCATCAAGGCACTCAGCGGCCATGTCCGCCCGGTCAGCGACGGCGCGCTCTACCCGGCGATCACCCGCCTGGTCACCGCCGGCAAGCTCGACCAGCGCACGGAGGAGGGCGCGAGCGCGGCACCGCGCCGGGTCCTGTCCCTCACCGAGAAGGGCCGCGAGGACCTCCTGGAACGGCTCCGGCACCCCAAGCCGGCCGAGATCACGGACCACGTCCGCTTCAACACGGTCCTGGCCTTCCTACGGCACCTGCCGGACCGGCGGGAGCAGGCCGCCGTACTGCGCCGGCGGCTGGAGTTCCTGGAGACCCCGGCGAGTTTCTTCTACCGGGACGGCGAGCCCGTACGGGCGGAGGAGACCCAAGACCTGTTCCGGCAGGGCATGTTGAGGGTCGCGCGGGCGACGGGCGCGGCGGAGCGGGAGTGGCTCACGGAGGCCATCTCCCGGCTCGATCAGCCGAGTTGA
- a CDS encoding AMP-dependent synthetase/ligase has protein sequence MREFSLPALYEVPADGNLTDIVRRNAAQHPDVAVIARKANGGWQDVTATVFLAEVHAAAKGLIASGVQPGDRVGLMSRTRYEWTLLDFAIWCAGAITVPVYETSSPEQVQWILSDSGATAVIVEQDAHAAAVESVRAHLPALKHVWQIDTGAIEELDRAGKDISDATVEERSSLAKADDPATIVYTSGTTGRPKGCVLTHRSFFAECGNIVERLRPLFRTGECSVLLFLPLAHVFGRLVQIAPMMAPIKLGLVPDIKNLTDELASFRPTLILGVPRVFEKVYNSARAKAQADGKGKIFDKAADTAIAYSRALDTPSGPSLGLKIKYKTFDKLVYSKLRAVLGGRGEYAISGGAPLGERLGHFFRGIGFTVLEGYGLTESCAATAFNPWDRTKIGTVGQPLPGSVVRIADDGEVLLHGEHLFKGYWNNEAATAEALADGWFHTGDIGTLDEDGYLSITGRKKEIIVTAGGKNVAPAVIEDRIRAHALVAECMVVGDGRPFVGALVTIDDEFLGRWAAEHGKAAGSTAASLRDDPDLLQAIQDAVDDGNAAVSKAESVRKFRILSSQFTEESGHLTPSLKLKRNVVAKDYADEIEAIYQK, from the coding sequence TTGCGCGAGTTCAGCCTTCCGGCTTTGTACGAGGTCCCCGCGGACGGCAATCTGACCGACATCGTCCGCAGAAACGCCGCGCAGCACCCAGATGTCGCCGTCATCGCGCGTAAGGCGAACGGCGGCTGGCAGGACGTGACCGCCACGGTCTTCCTCGCCGAGGTGCACGCCGCCGCCAAGGGGCTCATCGCCTCCGGCGTCCAGCCCGGCGACCGGGTCGGGCTGATGTCCCGCACGCGGTACGAGTGGACGCTGCTCGACTTCGCGATCTGGTGTGCGGGCGCGATCACCGTGCCGGTGTACGAGACCAGTTCACCGGAGCAGGTGCAGTGGATCCTGAGCGACTCCGGCGCCACCGCCGTGATCGTCGAGCAGGACGCGCACGCCGCCGCCGTCGAGTCGGTGCGCGCGCACCTGCCCGCCCTCAAGCACGTCTGGCAGATCGACACCGGCGCGATCGAGGAGCTGGACCGCGCGGGCAAGGACATCAGCGACGCGACCGTCGAGGAGCGCAGCTCGCTGGCGAAGGCCGACGACCCGGCGACCATCGTGTACACGAGTGGCACCACCGGCCGGCCCAAGGGCTGTGTGCTCACCCACCGCAGCTTCTTCGCGGAGTGCGGCAACATCGTGGAGCGGCTGCGCCCGCTGTTCCGCACCGGCGAGTGCTCGGTGCTGCTGTTCCTGCCGCTCGCGCACGTCTTCGGACGGCTCGTGCAGATCGCGCCGATGATGGCGCCGATCAAGCTGGGCCTGGTCCCGGACATCAAGAACCTCACCGATGAACTCGCCTCGTTCCGGCCGACGTTGATCCTCGGTGTGCCGCGGGTCTTCGAGAAGGTCTACAACTCGGCGCGCGCCAAGGCGCAGGCCGACGGCAAGGGCAAGATCTTCGACAAGGCGGCCGACACCGCGATCGCGTACAGCCGCGCGCTGGACACGCCGTCGGGTCCGTCCCTCGGTCTGAAGATCAAGTACAAGACCTTCGACAAGCTCGTCTACAGCAAGCTGCGTGCCGTCCTCGGCGGGCGGGGCGAGTACGCGATCTCCGGGGGCGCCCCGCTGGGCGAGCGGCTCGGTCACTTCTTCCGGGGGATCGGCTTCACCGTCCTCGAGGGCTACGGGCTGACCGAGTCCTGTGCCGCCACCGCGTTCAACCCCTGGGACCGCACGAAGATCGGCACGGTCGGGCAGCCGCTGCCCGGCTCGGTCGTACGCATCGCGGACGACGGCGAGGTGCTGCTGCACGGCGAGCACCTGTTCAAGGGGTACTGGAACAACGAGGCCGCCACGGCCGAGGCGCTCGCGGACGGCTGGTTCCACACCGGGGACATCGGCACCCTCGACGAGGACGGCTACCTCAGCATCACCGGGCGCAAGAAGGAGATCATCGTCACCGCGGGCGGCAAGAACGTCGCCCCGGCCGTGATCGAGGACCGCATCCGCGCGCACGCGCTGGTCGCGGAGTGCATGGTCGTCGGCGACGGGCGGCCGTTCGTGGGCGCGCTGGTCACCATCGACGACGAGTTCCTGGGCCGCTGGGCTGCCGAGCACGGCAAGGCGGCGGGTTCCACCGCGGCGTCGCTGCGTGACGATCCGGATCTCTTGCAGGCGATCCAGGACGCTGTCGACGACGGCAACGCCGCGGTGTCGAAGGCGGAATCGGTGCGGAAGTTCCGCATTCTGTCCTCCCAGTTCACGGAGGAGTCGGGCCACTTGACGCCGTCCCTGAAGCTCAAGCGCAATGTGGTGGCCAAGGACTACGCGGACGAGATCGAGGCCATCTACCAGAAGTAG
- a CDS encoding GMC oxidoreductase → MIALQTAATAGLTRIGLQSAQAVEPAAVQTAPAIVVGSGYGGAVAALRLGQAGVTTLVLEMGKLWNTAGSDGKIFCSTAAPDQRSMWFKTRTEAPLASFLWLDVVNKDIGLYPGVLDRVHYDNMSVYVGRGVGGGSLVNGGMAVTPRQSYFTEQFPAVDAAAMYNTYFPRARTMLGVNTVDPTWFESTEWYQFTRTSRKAATNTGLTTTFVPNVYDFGYMQKEAAGTATKSALAQEVIYGNNYGKKSLDKTYLASALGTGKVTIHTMEKVKAVTRASDGSYVLTVDRIDDTGAVVETKQYNCTYLFLGGGSLGTTELLVRARDTGTLPALSSTVGAGWGPNGNTMVGRANHIWDTTGANQATMPVMGIDDWANTDNPVFAEIAPLPIGFETWVSLYLAITKNPQRASFTYDSASGTVKLGWTAAQSAVSVAMAKKLFDRINSANATLYRYDLFGTANKVFADDFCYHPLGGCVLGSATDNYGRVKGYSKLYITDGSLVPGNIGVNPFVTITALAERTLERVLAEDF, encoded by the coding sequence ATGATCGCCCTCCAGACCGCCGCCACGGCCGGTCTCACCCGTATCGGCCTCCAGTCCGCGCAGGCCGTCGAACCCGCCGCCGTCCAGACCGCGCCCGCGATCGTCGTGGGTTCCGGCTACGGCGGCGCGGTCGCCGCCCTCCGCCTGGGCCAGGCCGGCGTCACCACCCTCGTCCTGGAGATGGGCAAGCTCTGGAACACGGCAGGCTCCGACGGCAAGATCTTCTGTTCCACCGCCGCCCCGGACCAGCGCTCGATGTGGTTCAAGACCCGCACCGAGGCCCCGCTCGCCAGCTTCCTGTGGCTGGACGTCGTCAACAAGGACATCGGCCTGTATCCCGGCGTCCTGGACCGCGTGCACTACGACAACATGTCCGTGTACGTGGGACGCGGGGTCGGCGGCGGCTCGCTGGTCAACGGCGGGATGGCGGTCACCCCGCGCCAGTCGTACTTCACCGAGCAGTTCCCCGCCGTGGACGCCGCCGCGATGTACAACACGTACTTCCCGCGCGCCCGCACCATGCTCGGCGTCAACACCGTCGACCCGACGTGGTTCGAGTCGACCGAGTGGTACCAGTTCACCCGCACCTCACGGAAGGCCGCCACGAACACCGGGCTGACGACCACCTTCGTGCCCAACGTCTACGACTTCGGCTACATGCAGAAGGAGGCGGCCGGCACCGCCACCAAGTCCGCGCTGGCCCAGGAGGTCATCTACGGCAACAACTACGGCAAGAAGAGCCTCGACAAGACCTATCTCGCCTCGGCGCTCGGCACCGGCAAGGTCACCATCCACACCATGGAGAAGGTGAAGGCCGTCACGCGGGCGAGCGACGGGTCGTACGTGCTGACCGTCGACCGGATCGACGACACCGGCGCGGTCGTCGAGACCAAGCAGTACAACTGCACCTATCTGTTCCTCGGCGGCGGCAGCCTCGGCACCACCGAACTCCTCGTGCGCGCCCGGGACACGGGCACCCTGCCCGCGCTCAGCTCCACGGTCGGGGCGGGCTGGGGACCCAACGGCAACACCATGGTGGGCCGCGCCAACCACATCTGGGACACCACCGGCGCCAACCAGGCGACGATGCCGGTCATGGGCATCGACGACTGGGCCAACACCGACAACCCGGTCTTCGCGGAGATCGCCCCGCTGCCCATCGGGTTCGAGACCTGGGTGAGCCTCTATCTGGCGATCACCAAGAACCCCCAACGGGCGTCCTTCACCTACGACTCGGCGAGCGGCACGGTGAAGCTCGGCTGGACCGCGGCGCAGAGCGCGGTCTCGGTCGCGATGGCCAAGAAGCTGTTCGACCGGATCAACTCGGCCAACGCGACGCTCTACCGGTACGACCTGTTCGGCACGGCCAACAAGGTGTTCGCGGACGACTTCTGCTACCACCCGCTGGGCGGCTGTGTGTTGGGCAGCGCGACCGACAACTACGGCCGGGTGAAGGGGTATTCGAAGCTGTACATCACGGACGGTTCGCTGGTGCCCGGCAACATCGGCGTGAACCCGTTCGTCACCATCACCGCGCTCGCCGAGCGCACGCTGGAACGGGTCCTCGCCGAGGACTTCTGA
- a CDS encoding C40 family peptidase: MGSRRRLAPSGFDRGASAAVCVLSAAAAALGALPATSAVAAPHDDSRAEVDRLYQEAERATEAYDKADESAGALHRQVSDAQDRIARQQQRINTMRDALGSLAGAQYRSGGIDPTVALLFSDDPADYLDKASVLDRITNQQAGQLKDLQEAMRELAQERTEAAGHLAELERSRKAVATHKKTVEQKLAKARQLLNQMPLAERASFDRASRSAREDIPDLGAGVPSSGRAAAAVAAARMALGKPYIWGANGPGGFDCSGLMQWSYARAGVHLPRTSQEQRYAGRQVPLSQAQPGDLVVYRSDASHVGMYVGNGQVIHAPYPGAPVRYDPVGMMPVSSVTRV, from the coding sequence GTGGGATCCCGTCGTCGCCTTGCACCGTCCGGGTTCGACCGAGGCGCCAGTGCCGCGGTCTGTGTGTTGAGCGCGGCGGCAGCCGCACTCGGCGCCCTGCCGGCCACCTCCGCCGTGGCCGCGCCGCACGACGACTCCCGGGCCGAGGTGGACCGGCTCTACCAGGAGGCCGAGCGGGCGACCGAGGCCTACGACAAGGCCGACGAGAGCGCCGGGGCGCTGCACCGGCAGGTGAGCGACGCCCAGGACCGGATCGCCCGGCAGCAGCAGCGCATCAACACCATGCGGGACGCGCTGGGTTCACTCGCCGGCGCCCAGTACCGCTCCGGCGGCATCGACCCCACCGTCGCGCTGCTGTTCTCCGACGACCCGGCCGACTACCTCGACAAGGCCTCCGTCCTCGACCGGATCACCAACCAGCAGGCGGGCCAGCTCAAGGACCTCCAGGAGGCCATGCGCGAGCTGGCCCAGGAACGCACCGAGGCCGCCGGACACCTCGCCGAACTGGAGCGCAGCCGCAAGGCCGTCGCCACCCACAAGAAGACCGTCGAACAGAAACTCGCCAAGGCCCGGCAACTGCTCAACCAGATGCCCCTGGCCGAGCGCGCCTCCTTCGACCGGGCCTCCCGCTCCGCCCGCGAGGACATCCCCGACCTCGGTGCCGGCGTCCCGTCCTCGGGCCGCGCCGCCGCCGCGGTGGCCGCCGCCCGCATGGCCCTCGGCAAGCCGTACATCTGGGGCGCCAACGGCCCCGGCGGCTTCGACTGCTCCGGCCTGATGCAGTGGTCGTACGCCCGGGCGGGCGTCCACCTCCCGCGCACCTCGCAGGAGCAGCGCTACGCCGGCCGGCAGGTCCCGCTCTCCCAGGCCCAGCCCGGCGACCTGGTCGTCTACCGCTCCGACGCCAGCCATGTCGGCATGTACGTGGGCAACGGGCAGGTCATCCACGCCCCCTACCCCGGCGCGCCGGTGCGCTACGACCCGGTCGGCATGATGCCGGTCTCGTCGGTCACGAGGGTCTGA
- a CDS encoding glycosyltransferase family 87 protein, with protein MEIAGARRRLALLLGTWGLTRLVLLLFVFKVLVFPGPDVTSDVSVIYQGWYETLRHGSFPLDDVTWQYPPAAALPILSPALLGFLDYASAFFVLAFLADLTVLALLLYTGLRPGRTLRGAWVWVAGVPLLGPTVYARYDVMVTAVAVAALLAGARHPRVMGALVGFGALLKVWPALLLLGAVKRRAWGAAAVTVVVVAGVFAVSMPGAFAFLTFQRERGTEVESLGSLVFHVARHFDWQGEVLLNYGSVEFVGPYVNWVSTAALGLTALAFGWLMLWRLMAARFLPHTLADAAFVAVLMFTVTSRVISPQYVVWLIGLAAVCSCFRASRMRLPVGLVLAAAFVTVLEFPLWFAHVVASDGLGIVLLLVRNGLLVAAAVTSARELWRASVTWADVPPLPAQATRSKATSAPS; from the coding sequence GTGGAGATCGCGGGCGCGAGACGGCGACTGGCGCTGCTGCTCGGAACCTGGGGGCTGACCAGGCTGGTACTGCTGCTGTTCGTCTTCAAGGTGCTCGTGTTCCCGGGTCCGGACGTCACCAGCGACGTGTCGGTGATCTACCAGGGCTGGTACGAGACGCTGCGGCACGGTTCCTTCCCGCTGGACGACGTCACCTGGCAGTACCCGCCCGCCGCCGCCCTCCCGATCCTCTCCCCCGCCCTGCTGGGCTTCCTGGACTACGCGTCGGCGTTCTTCGTCCTGGCCTTCCTGGCCGACCTGACGGTCCTGGCACTCCTGCTCTACACGGGCCTGCGCCCCGGCCGGACGCTGCGCGGTGCCTGGGTGTGGGTCGCGGGCGTCCCGCTCCTCGGCCCGACCGTGTACGCGCGCTACGACGTGATGGTGACCGCGGTCGCCGTGGCCGCGCTGCTGGCCGGCGCCCGGCACCCGCGCGTGATGGGCGCGCTGGTCGGCTTCGGGGCGCTGCTGAAGGTGTGGCCTGCGCTGCTCCTGCTGGGCGCGGTCAAGCGCCGTGCGTGGGGCGCGGCGGCGGTGACGGTCGTGGTGGTCGCCGGTGTCTTCGCGGTCTCGATGCCGGGCGCGTTCGCCTTCCTGACCTTCCAGCGCGAGCGGGGCACGGAGGTGGAGTCGCTGGGCTCGCTGGTCTTCCATGTGGCCCGGCACTTCGACTGGCAGGGCGAGGTGCTCCTGAACTACGGCTCGGTCGAGTTCGTCGGCCCGTACGTCAACTGGGTCAGCACGGCGGCCCTGGGCCTCACCGCGCTGGCCTTCGGCTGGCTCATGCTCTGGCGGCTCATGGCGGCCCGCTTCCTGCCGCACACCCTCGCGGACGCGGCCTTCGTGGCGGTCCTTATGTTCACGGTCACCAGCCGGGTGATCAGCCCCCAGTACGTCGTCTGGCTGATCGGCCTGGCAGCCGTCTGCTCCTGCTTCCGCGCCAGCCGCATGAGACTCCCGGTCGGCCTGGTCCTGGCGGCGGCCTTCGTCACGGTCCTGGAGTTCCCGCTCTGGTTCGCCCACGTGGTCGCGAGCGACGGGCTGGGCATCGTCCTCCTGCTGGTCCGCAACGGCCTGCTGGTCGCCGCGGCGGTGACGAGCGCACGCGAACTGTGGCGGGCGTCGGTCACCTGGGCGGACGTACCGCCGCTGCCGGCTCAGGCGACGCGGTCGAAGGCCACTTCGGCGCCCTCCTGA
- a CDS encoding metallophosphoesterase family protein, whose amino-acid sequence MVSDVHGNARDLARAGEGADALICLGDLVLFLDYADHSRGIFPELFGEENADRLVELRTARRFEEARELGARLWSAVGGDRAALIEKAVRKQYAEMFAAFPTPTYATYGNVDMPTLWPEYAGPGTTVLDGDRVEIGGRTFGFVGGGLRTPMRTPYEISDEEYAAKIEAVGEVDVLCTHIPPEVPELVYDTVARRFERGSRALLDAIRRTRPRYSLFGHVHQPLVRRMRIGATECVNVGHFAGTGKPWALEW is encoded by the coding sequence GTGGTCAGCGACGTGCACGGCAACGCCCGTGACCTGGCCAGAGCCGGCGAGGGTGCCGACGCCCTGATCTGCCTGGGCGACCTCGTCCTCTTCCTCGACTACGCCGATCACTCGCGCGGCATCTTCCCCGAGCTGTTCGGCGAGGAGAACGCCGACCGCCTGGTCGAGCTGCGCACCGCCCGCCGCTTCGAGGAGGCCCGCGAACTCGGCGCCCGCCTCTGGAGCGCGGTCGGCGGGGACCGCGCGGCCCTGATCGAGAAGGCGGTCCGCAAACAGTACGCAGAGATGTTCGCCGCCTTCCCCACCCCGACGTACGCCACCTACGGCAACGTCGACATGCCGACCCTGTGGCCCGAGTACGCGGGCCCCGGCACGACGGTCCTCGACGGCGACCGCGTCGAGATCGGCGGCCGCACCTTCGGCTTCGTCGGCGGCGGCCTGCGCACCCCCATGCGCACGCCGTACGAGATCAGCGACGAGGAGTACGCCGCGAAGATCGAGGCGGTCGGCGAGGTCGACGTCCTGTGCACGCACATCCCGCCCGAGGTCCCCGAGCTGGTCTACGACACCGTCGCGCGCCGCTTCGAACGCGGCAGCCGTGCCCTCCTGGACGCCATCCGCCGCACCAGGCCCCGCTATTCACTGTTCGGCCACGTCCACCAGCCGCTCGTACGGCGGATGCGGATCGGGGCGACCGAGTGCGTGAACGTGGGGCACTTCGCGGGGACCGGCAAGCCGTGGGCGCTGGAATGGTGA
- a CDS encoding MATE family efflux transporter, giving the protein MNAHRRQLISLAHPVYLSLLASVAAGIINTVWVSRLGGPAVAAVAVATNTENVLLGIALVFASGTTVLVAHARGARDPAAVRSAVRGGWALCALVTPIVMAAGFLLREPLARLLLGGSGPELRLTVDYFAISLPGIAVFYVQQLVDGILKGTGDTRTPMRLALLANGLILVCDPFLIHLYGVRGAAVSTVLCRVVALAVGLRALRRNALLRTEVAPAESVPAALRRTLTTGLPMSADFTVRQTGTLVLVAIVARLGVTEVAAYAIAYKVLYVATMAFYSVRQAAAIHTSHLRGEGRDARREIGREAMLVSGTVGVGAAVLFLLTAPWIMAAFGAGPQVAHEGTLFLRCVGPYLLLMACFIALGGVFEGSGGAPALLRVTVLGTAVQLPLAYGLSGFGLPGVCGALALAMGVQCAVVAVLFRRRARSQEGAEVAFDRVA; this is encoded by the coding sequence GTGAACGCCCACCGCCGGCAGCTCATATCGCTCGCCCACCCCGTCTACCTCTCACTCCTCGCCTCCGTCGCCGCCGGGATCATCAACACGGTCTGGGTCTCCCGGCTCGGCGGCCCCGCCGTCGCAGCCGTGGCCGTCGCGACCAACACCGAGAACGTCCTCCTCGGCATCGCCCTGGTCTTCGCCTCCGGTACGACCGTGCTGGTCGCCCACGCGAGGGGAGCCCGCGACCCGGCCGCCGTACGGTCCGCCGTACGCGGCGGCTGGGCCCTGTGCGCGCTGGTCACACCGATCGTCATGGCGGCAGGCTTCCTGCTCCGCGAACCGCTGGCCCGCCTGCTCCTCGGCGGCAGTGGCCCCGAACTCCGGCTCACGGTCGACTACTTCGCGATCTCCCTGCCGGGCATCGCGGTCTTCTACGTCCAGCAACTCGTCGACGGCATCCTCAAAGGCACCGGCGACACCCGCACCCCGATGCGCCTGGCCCTGCTCGCCAACGGGCTCATCCTCGTCTGCGACCCGTTCCTCATCCACCTCTACGGCGTCCGGGGCGCCGCCGTCTCGACCGTGCTGTGCCGGGTCGTGGCGTTGGCGGTGGGGCTGCGCGCGCTGCGCCGAAATGCCCTGCTGCGTACGGAGGTCGCCCCCGCGGAGTCCGTCCCCGCCGCGCTGCGCCGGACGCTGACGACCGGGTTGCCGATGTCGGCCGACTTCACCGTCCGGCAGACCGGAACGCTGGTGCTGGTCGCGATCGTGGCGCGGCTGGGGGTGACGGAGGTGGCCGCGTACGCCATCGCCTACAAGGTCCTGTACGTGGCGACGATGGCCTTCTACTCCGTGCGCCAGGCCGCCGCCATCCACACCTCGCACCTGCGGGGCGAGGGCAGGGACGCACGACGGGAGATCGGGCGGGAGGCGATGCTCGTGTCCGGGACCGTGGGGGTCGGGGCGGCCGTCCTGTTCCTCCTCACCGCCCCCTGGATCATGGCCGCCTTCGGCGCCGGACCCCAAGTCGCCCACGAGGGCACGCTGTTCCTGCGCTGCGTCGGCCCCTACCTGCTGCTGATGGCGTGCTTCATCGCACTCGGCGGGGTCTTCGAGGGGAGCGGCGGAGCACCGGCGCTGCTCCGGGTGACGGTGCTCGGTACGGCGGTCCAACTCCCGTTGGCGTACGGGTTGTCGGGGTTCGGACTGCCGGGGGTGTGCGGGGCGCTGGCGCTCGCGATGGGGGTGCAGTGTGCGGTGGTCGCCGTACTGTTCCGCCGGCGGGCCCGGAGTCAGGAGGGCGCCGAAGTGGCCTTCGACCGCGTCGCCTGA
- a CDS encoding SRPBCC family protein, with translation MAEHTSSSITIEAAPADVMEVIADFARYPDWTGEVKEADVLKTDERGRAEQVRLVMDAGAIKDDQTLAYTWTGDNEVSWTLVKSQMLRSLDGSYLLKPTGAGATEVTYLLTVDVKIPMLGMIKRKAEKVIIDRALAGLKKRVESGEK, from the coding sequence ATGGCGGAACACACCAGTTCGAGCATCACGATCGAGGCGGCACCGGCCGACGTCATGGAGGTGATCGCCGACTTCGCCCGCTACCCGGACTGGACCGGCGAGGTGAAGGAGGCGGACGTCCTCAAGACCGACGAACGGGGCCGCGCCGAACAGGTCCGGCTCGTCATGGACGCCGGCGCGATCAAGGACGACCAGACCCTGGCGTACACCTGGACCGGCGACAACGAGGTCTCCTGGACCCTCGTCAAGTCCCAGATGCTCCGCTCCCTGGACGGCTCCTACCTCCTCAAGCCCACGGGCGCGGGCGCCACGGAGGTCACGTACCTCCTCACGGTGGACGTCAAGATCCCCATGCTGGGCATGATCAAGCGCAAGGCGGAGAAGGTCATCATCGACCGGGCGCTGGCGGGGTTGAAGAAGCGGGTGGAGTCGGGGGAGAAGTAG